The proteins below come from a single Roseiflexus sp. RS-1 genomic window:
- the dnaK gene encoding molecular chaperone DnaK — protein MPKIVGIDLGTTNSVVAVMEGGDPVVIPNAEGNRTTPSVVAFTKNGERLVGQTAKRQATINPDNTFYSIKRFIGRNFDETTVEREMVPFKVVKGPRNDVRVFSPVTGKEYAPQEISAMVLQKLKTDAEAYLGEPVTKAVITVPAYFNDSQRQATKDAGKIAGLEVLRIINEPTAAALAYGLDKKKDETILVFDLGGGTFDVSVLEVGDGVVEVKATNGDTHLGGDDYDQRIVNWLIDEFRKDQGIDLSKDRQALQRLKEAAEKAKIELSSMSETEINLPFITADASGPKHLQMRLSRAKFEQLTADLTERLKGPFFQALKDAGLKPGDLDEVVLVGGSTRMPVVIDLVRKLTGKEPNRSVNPDEVVAIGAAIQAGVLGGDVKDVVLLDVTPLSLGVETLGGVMTKLIERNTTIPTRKSEIFSTAADGQTAVDIHVLQGERELAADNMTLGRFRLEGIPPAPRGVPQIEVTFDIDANGILNVSARDKATGKEQRITITASTNLSKEEIERMIRDAELHAAEDKRRRELIELKNQSDSLAYQSEKSLNELGDKVDPALKSRVEGLIKDLREAISQENESRMRSISSELQQAMYQVSQSAYTSAGGDGAGAKKGKDEGVVEGEYTVE, from the coding sequence ATGCCAAAGATTGTCGGCATTGACCTGGGAACAACCAACTCGGTCGTCGCGGTGATGGAAGGCGGCGACCCGGTCGTTATTCCGAACGCGGAAGGCAACCGCACCACGCCGTCGGTTGTTGCGTTCACGAAGAACGGTGAGCGCCTGGTCGGGCAGACGGCGAAGCGCCAGGCGACGATCAACCCGGACAATACGTTTTATTCGATCAAGCGCTTCATCGGGCGCAATTTTGATGAGACGACCGTTGAGCGCGAGATGGTGCCCTTCAAGGTGGTGAAGGGTCCACGCAACGATGTGCGCGTCTTCTCGCCGGTGACTGGCAAAGAATATGCGCCGCAGGAGATTTCGGCGATGGTGTTGCAGAAACTCAAAACCGACGCCGAAGCGTACCTTGGCGAGCCGGTGACCAAAGCGGTGATTACCGTTCCGGCATACTTCAACGACAGTCAGCGTCAGGCGACCAAGGACGCCGGCAAGATCGCCGGGCTTGAGGTGCTGCGCATCATCAATGAGCCGACTGCGGCTGCGCTGGCGTATGGTCTCGATAAGAAGAAGGACGAGACGATTCTGGTGTTCGACCTGGGCGGCGGGACGTTCGACGTGTCGGTGCTCGAAGTCGGCGATGGCGTGGTCGAGGTGAAAGCCACCAACGGCGATACGCACCTCGGCGGCGATGACTATGACCAGCGGATCGTCAACTGGCTGATCGACGAGTTCCGCAAGGATCAGGGCATCGATCTGAGCAAGGACCGCCAGGCGTTGCAGCGCCTGAAAGAAGCAGCGGAGAAGGCGAAGATCGAACTCTCCAGCATGTCGGAGACCGAGATCAACCTGCCGTTCATCACCGCCGACGCCAGCGGTCCGAAGCATTTGCAAATGCGCCTCAGCCGTGCGAAGTTCGAGCAGTTGACCGCCGACCTGACTGAACGCCTGAAGGGTCCGTTCTTCCAGGCGTTGAAGGACGCTGGTCTGAAGCCAGGCGATCTTGACGAGGTCGTGCTGGTTGGCGGCTCGACGCGCATGCCGGTGGTCATCGACCTGGTGCGCAAACTGACGGGCAAAGAGCCGAACCGCAGCGTTAACCCAGACGAGGTCGTGGCGATTGGCGCGGCGATCCAGGCAGGCGTGCTCGGCGGCGATGTGAAGGATGTGGTGTTGCTCGACGTCACGCCGCTCTCACTCGGTGTCGAGACGCTTGGCGGTGTGATGACCAAACTGATCGAGCGCAACACGACCATTCCGACCCGCAAGAGCGAAATCTTCTCGACGGCTGCCGACGGGCAGACGGCGGTGGACATCCACGTGTTGCAGGGCGAGCGCGAACTGGCAGCCGACAATATGACGCTGGGTCGCTTCCGGCTCGAAGGTATTCCGCCGGCGCCGCGCGGCGTGCCGCAGATCGAAGTGACGTTCGATATCGACGCCAACGGCATCCTGAACGTGTCCGCCCGCGATAAGGCAACCGGGAAGGAGCAGCGGATCACGATCACCGCCAGCACCAACCTGTCGAAGGAAGAGATCGAGCGGATGATCCGCGACGCCGAACTGCATGCAGCCGAGGACAAGCGGCGACGCGAACTGATCGAACTGAAGAACCAGTCGGACAGCCTGGCGTACCAGAGCGAGAAGTCGCTGAACGAACTCGGCGACAAGGTTGATCCGGCGCTCAAGAGCCGCGTCGAGGGTCTGATCAAAGACCTGCGCGAGGCGATCAGCCAGGAGAACGAGAGCCGTATGCGCTCGATTTCGTCGGAGTTGCAACAGGCGATGTACCAGGTGTCGCAGAGCGCCTACACCAGCGCAGGCGGCGACGGCGCCGGCGCGAAGAAGGGCAAAGACGAAGGCGTCGTCGAGGGAGAGTACACCGTCGAGTAG
- a CDS encoding CvpA family protein, which translates to MNLLDILIGIILALAGIAGYYWGLVRQILALAGLAAGLAVAGRYGSDAADALMSFTASRAVAEVGGALTLLALVSGSASLLASLLQLYVGLIVFGNLDHGLGAALGIVHAALLITALGQVIRAYPLEPWTTMVRDSTLASLLMQTAGVVTGSLLRLAS; encoded by the coding sequence ATGAACCTTCTCGACATCCTGATCGGCATCATCCTGGCGCTGGCAGGCATCGCTGGCTACTACTGGGGTCTCGTGCGGCAAATCCTGGCGCTCGCCGGTCTCGCGGCGGGTCTGGCGGTCGCCGGCCGGTACGGTTCAGATGCAGCCGACGCGCTGATGTCGTTCACCGCCAGTCGCGCCGTGGCTGAGGTGGGCGGCGCACTCACGCTGCTGGCGCTGGTGAGCGGCAGCGCCAGTCTGCTCGCCTCGCTGCTCCAGCTGTACGTGGGACTGATCGTTTTCGGCAACCTCGACCATGGGCTGGGTGCGGCGCTGGGAATCGTGCATGCCGCGCTGCTGATCACGGCGCTGGGGCAGGTCATCCGGGCGTATCCGCTGGAGCCGTGGACGACGATGGTGCGCGACTCAACGCTGGCATCGCTGTTGATGCAGACTGCGGGGGTCGTGACCGGATCGCTGTTGCGTCTTGCGTCATAG